The genomic region CCTCTTCTGAATTTTGAATTATAAATAAATTGAACTGTGTAATCGTCAACTTTTTTAATTGTTGGTAATGCGTCATTTGAATCCATATAACCAGCATTTCCATTTGCTGTCATATCATTATCAAACCAGATTTTTTCGAATGACCATATAACATCGTCAACTGTCAATGGTTGTCCATCTGACCATTTTAAACCTTTTCTTAATACATAAGTATAAACTGTTTTTCCGTCTTCAGTAACTTTAGCTGAAAATTCCTTTGCTAAACCTGGTAATTCGGCTAAACCTTTATTAGATGAATGTACCAATGTGTCTAATACCCATCCAATAATGTCTGTAGATGATGTTTCTTGTGCCCATGCTGGATTCATTGTTTTTGGACCTGATGTTGTACTCAAAAACAATGTACCCCCTGGTTTTCCAGCAACGTCTTCAATTGCCCAATCTACTGTATCAGCAAATACAGCAAGGGCTGTAACTAAAACGAACAATAAAACTAAAAACTTCTTCATGCTACTCCCTCCCTTGATTTCAAGATTTTGGTTCATATTTATAACAACCTACAAAATGATTATTCCCCACTTCATAATATGGTGGATATTTTTTTGAACATGGTTCAAAGGCATATTTACACCTTGGTGAGAAGAAACATCCTTTTGGTCTATTAATTGGTGAAGGCACCTGTCCTTTAATAATAAATTGCTTTCTATCTCTTCTTTTCCTTGGATCAGGAACTGGTGCAGCATTCAATAGCGCTTCAGTGTATGGATGCTTAAAGTTATCAAATATTTCATCAGAATCACCATACTCAACCATTCTACCAAGATACATAATACCAACATAATTTGAAATAAACCTAACAACACCAAGATCATGAGATATAAATAAATATCCAGCATTTAATTCTGATTGTAAATCCTTTAATAATTTAATTATTTGTGCTTGAACAGAAACATCCAATGCAGAAGTCGGCTCATCAAGAATAATTAAATCTGGTTTTAATATTGCTGCTCTTGCTACAGCAATTCTCTGTCTTTGACCTCCAGAGAATTGATGAGGATATCTATCAACATGGTATTTCTTCAATCCAACATTCACAAGAATCTCTTTAACTATATCAAATGCTTCATTTTTATTCTTAGCAATTCCATGAAATAATAATGGTTCAGATAAAATTGATCCCACTGTCATTCTTGGATTTAATGACGATGTTGGATCCTGAAAAACGATTTGAACTTTCCTTCTAAAATGCATTCTTTTACCTTTTAAATCTGAAAGCATATAATCTATAAATTTACCTTCACCATTTTTTATCAAATATTCAAAATATGGCTTCTTATATTCTGGTAAATCTTTTAAAAATTCTGATTCCGATTTTTTCTTTATTTCTTTATGTAACATGTCTATATAATGTCTTTTTAAATAATCTTTAGCTTCACTTTTTTTCATGAAAAAATAACTCGTATCTTTATCATCAATAAATATCTCGCCATCTGTCTGATTATAAAGTCTTAATATTGTTTTTCCAATTGTAGTTTTACCACAACCAGATTCCCCAACAAGGCCATAAGTTTCTCCTTTATCAAGAGAAAAGGTTACTCCATCGACAGCTTTCACATATCCTACCGTTTTTTCCACTATAAATCCATGTTTTATAGGAAAATATTTCTTAAGATTATTAACTCTTAAAAGCATTATTTATCTCCCTCCATTCTTGTGTCCATAACCGGATTCCAACATCTTACGAAATGTCCTGGTTCGACTTCTTTAAGCTCCGCTAATTCTTTTCTACATCTATCTGTTGCCCTTGGACATCTTGGTAAAAATGGACACAAATTAGGAGGATCCAACATTATCGGTGGTTGACCAGGAATTGGCTCCAAATCATCTTTTTTAGCATCATGCCTTGGAATACAGTTAAGAAGCATATTTGTATATGGATGAGTTGGTTTTTCAAAAATAGTATTAACATCAGCCATTTCCATTTGCATTCCACCATACATAACCATAACCTTATCCGCAATTTCTGCTACAACGGATAAGTCATGCGTAATATATATCATAGCTGTATTGAATTCATTTTGCAAGTCTTTCATTAGTTCCAATATTTGAGCCTGAATAGTAACATCAAGAGCTGTTGTTGGCTCATCTGCAATTAATAATTCTGGATTACAAGATAGCCCTATAGCAATAACTATTCTTTGTCTTTGACCTCCAGAAAACTGAAAAGGATAATCATCTATTCTTTTATCGGCATTAGGAATTCCAACTTTTCTTAAAAGTTCAATAGCTCTTTTTCTTGCTTCTTCTTCAGAAACATTTTGATGATACATTATAGTTTCAATCATTTGATCCGCAACAGTATACATTGGATTTAATGATGTCATAGGATCCTGGAAAATCATAGCAATATGTCTTCCCCTAATCCTTGTAAATTGGTGTTGAGGTAATTTAGCTAAATCTATATATTCTTTTTTACCATCTTTACTAAATTCATCAGTATGAAATAATATTTTTCCTTCTGGAATATATCCAGGCTTTTTTATTAAACCCATAATTGTTTTCATAGTTACACTTTTACCTGAACCCGTTTCTCCAACAACACCAAGGGATTCATTTTTATTCAATGTAAAAGATACACCATTTACTGCCTTTACTGTTCCTTCAGCTATGTCGAAATACGTTTTCAAGTTTTCTACTATAAGAACTGGCTCAGACAACTCTATCACCTCATAATTTATAATTAAATTTATTGTAATTGATTATTTCTGCTAAATATATTATAATTGTTTTAAGAGAGTATGTCAAGTATTAAAATTTCTTTTTATTTCGCATTATTTAAAACTTTTTCATGGAGGTGTCTTAACTTAAATGAGATTAGACAAATTTTTAAAAACAAATAGAATAATTAAAAGAAGAACTGTTGCAAATGAATTAGCAAAATCCGGAAAAATATTGAAAAACAACAAACCGTTAAAACCATCATATGAAGTCAAGGTTGGAGATATTATTAACATCCTATTATACAATAAAAAAATTATTTTTAAAGTGTTAGATAACTATAAAATAGAAATATTACAGGAAATAATTGAGGATAAAAACACCTAATAATTCTTAAAACCATCCCATAACTTCTTCAATCTTTGTTTTATTTTACCTTCAAAACCTATATTTTTCGGCAAATAAAATTGTTTTTCTTTTAATTTATCAGGTAAATATGTATCTATAACAAATCCACCAGAATCATGCGGATATTTATAGTTTTTTCCATATCCTTTATTTTTCATCCATTTAGTAACGGGATTCCTTAATTTAAATGGAATTTCAAATTTTTCACCAATATACTTTTTTGCTGTCATATATGCATTTAATACTGAATTAGATTTTGGTGCTGATGAAAGATATAGAGTAGCTTCACCTAATGGATATAAACACTCTGGGTAGCCTATTTCCTTTGTTGCCTGAAACGCTGAAACAGCTATATTCATCGCCATCGGATCTGCAAGTCCTATATCTTCAGATGCTAAAATCATTAATCTTCTTGCAATATATAGTGGATCCTCACCATTTTCCAGCATATATGCCAGATAAAAAATTGCTGCATCAGGATCACTTCCTCTAATGCTTTTAATGAAAGCTGAAATTGTATCGTATTTGTCTTCTTTTGAATATCCAAAAGAAGAATGTATTTCTTTAAATGAATCTGAGGTTATTTCCTTTATTCCCATGTCTATTAAAGCTTCAATGGTATTAATAATTCTTCTTATATCATAATTAAAGAAATTCTTTAAACTGAATTTTAATTCTTCTTCGAATATTATGTCTGGATAAATTTTATTAATTCTTTTTAATAATATTCCTATATTTTCTTCATTTAGAGGGATAATTTCAAAAGTCAATATCCTTGATAATAAAGCTGGATTAATAGAAAACGATGGGTTCTCTGTAGTCGAACCCACCAATATTAAATCTCCTTTTTCTACATGAAGTAGTAAAACATCTTGTTCTGCTTTATTTAATCTATGTATTTCATCCACAAACAAAACTGTCTGTTTTTTAAACAACGGTATTTCTGAACTGGCTATAATGTTTTTTAAAGTTTTTGCACCCTCTAATGCTCCAGAAATCTTATGTATCTCGTATTTTTTATCATCAAGCTCATTTAAAAAAGCTGAAATAACCGTTGTTTTTCCAGAACCTGGGGGTCCATATATAACAAAAGATTTTATTTTATCTTTTTCAATCCAACTTTTTAATATTTTTTTTAATCTTGAATTTCCTAATACTTCATTTAAACTTTTTGGTCTTAATTTTTCATATAATGGTATATTATTCAATTTGTTTTCTCACCTCATTCTATAATAAAAGCACCTATTCCGAACATATCCGGTCCAGAATGTACCAGTAGAGTACTGGAAACCTTACCAACTACTACTTCAACAGAATGTTCTAAACTTGAAACCTTCTCAAAAAAATTCTTTTGAAGTTTTTCAAATTCTTTTGATGTCCCGCTTATATAAACAGCAGCCATATGTTTCTGATCATCAACAAACTTTAAAAACTCTTCATATACCTTTGAAAAAGATTTTTTAAAACCTCTTGTTTTTGAAATTGTATAATAAATTCCTTCATCATTAATTGATATTATCGGCTTTATATTTAACAATTCACCTATTTTTGCTGAAACCTTACCTATTCTTCCACCTTTTGCAAGATATTTTAAAGATGGTATTACAAAAAATACTTTTGATTTATTTTTATTTTTATTACACCATTCAACCACCTCATCAAAACTTTTTCCTTCCTCTATCATTTGAGCAGCTCTATAGGCAATAATCCCTGCTCCTATCGATATATTTAATGTATCTATATTTTCTATCTGAACCTCAGGATATTTTTCCTTTATACTATTGGTGGTCAATCGAAACAAATTATATGTTCCACTCATATTGCTTGAAATATTAAATGTTATAATCTTATTTACACCTTCATTAATACAACTTTCAATAGCATTAACTATTGAATCTGGATTTGGTAAAGAAGTTTTCACTTCACTATCATCAAGCCTCTTTAATAAAAACTCTTCACTAATACTACCCTCTTCATACTCTTTACCATTTATAACAATTCTTAAAGGTACTACCTTTATATTATATTTTTCTATTATATTCTTTGGAATATCTGTTCCAGAATCCACAATAATACCTATCTTTTCCACAATATCATCCTCCATTATTTAGTCTTAATACGCCTATACCAATTAAATCTGGTCCGGTATGAACAGATAAAGTACTGGAAACTTTCCCTTTAAAAACCTCTATTGAATTACTAAAAGATTTTAATTTTGAAATTAATATTTCCTGCATTTTCTTTACTTTTTCTCCATTTCCACTAATAACCACCCCAGCAACAAACTTATTATTACCAATATATTTTAAAATTTCATTATATAACGCTTCTACTGATCTATTAAATCCTCTGATTTTCGAAACTGTATAATAAATACCTTCATCATTAACAGAGATAATGGGTTTTATATTCATGATCTGCCCTAACATAGCAGAAACCTTACCAATTCTACCTCCACGAGCAAGATATTTCAAAGTTGGCACCACATAAAAAACCGTAGCATTTTTTATATCTTCCTGTATTAATTTAATAATCTCATTAAAATTTTTTCCATCTTCAATATATTGTACAGCTTTATATACAATCAG from Marinitoga aeolica harbors:
- a CDS encoding ABC transporter ATP-binding protein → MLLRVNNLKKYFPIKHGFIVEKTVGYVKAVDGVTFSLDKGETYGLVGESGCGKTTIGKTILRLYNQTDGEIFIDDKDTSYFFMKKSEAKDYLKRHYIDMLHKEIKKKSESEFLKDLPEYKKPYFEYLIKNGEGKFIDYMLSDLKGKRMHFRRKVQIVFQDPTSSLNPRMTVGSILSEPLLFHGIAKNKNEAFDIVKEILVNVGLKKYHVDRYPHQFSGGQRQRIAVARAAILKPDLIILDEPTSALDVSVQAQIIKLLKDLQSELNAGYLFISHDLGVVRFISNYVGIMYLGRMVEYGDSDEIFDNFKHPYTEALLNAAPVPDPRKRRDRKQFIIKGQVPSPINRPKGCFFSPRCKYAFEPCSKKYPPYYEVGNNHFVGCYKYEPKS
- a CDS encoding ABC transporter ATP-binding protein; translated protein: MSEPVLIVENLKTYFDIAEGTVKAVNGVSFTLNKNESLGVVGETGSGKSVTMKTIMGLIKKPGYIPEGKILFHTDEFSKDGKKEYIDLAKLPQHQFTRIRGRHIAMIFQDPMTSLNPMYTVADQMIETIMYHQNVSEEEARKRAIELLRKVGIPNADKRIDDYPFQFSGGQRQRIVIAIGLSCNPELLIADEPTTALDVTIQAQILELMKDLQNEFNTAMIYITHDLSVVAEIADKVMVMYGGMQMEMADVNTIFEKPTHPYTNMLLNCIPRHDAKKDDLEPIPGQPPIMLDPPNLCPFLPRCPRATDRCRKELAELKEVEPGHFVRCWNPVMDTRMEGDK
- a CDS encoding S4 domain-containing protein, with translation MRLDKFLKTNRIIKRRTVANELAKSGKILKNNKPLKPSYEVKVGDIINILLYNKKIIFKVLDNYKIEILQEIIEDKNT
- a CDS encoding replication-associated recombination protein A codes for the protein MNNIPLYEKLRPKSLNEVLGNSRLKKILKSWIEKDKIKSFVIYGPPGSGKTTVISAFLNELDDKKYEIHKISGALEGAKTLKNIIASSEIPLFKKQTVLFVDEIHRLNKAEQDVLLLHVEKGDLILVGSTTENPSFSINPALLSRILTFEIIPLNEENIGILLKRINKIYPDIIFEEELKFSLKNFFNYDIRRIINTIEALIDMGIKEITSDSFKEIHSSFGYSKEDKYDTISAFIKSIRGSDPDAAIFYLAYMLENGEDPLYIARRLMILASEDIGLADPMAMNIAVSAFQATKEIGYPECLYPLGEATLYLSSAPKSNSVLNAYMTAKKYIGEKFEIPFKLRNPVTKWMKNKGYGKNYKYPHDSGGFVIDTYLPDKLKEKQFYLPKNIGFEGKIKQRLKKLWDGFKNY
- a CDS encoding DegV family protein, producing MEKIGIIVDSGTDIPKNIIEKYNIKVVPLRIVINGKEYEEGSISEEFLLKRLDDSEVKTSLPNPDSIVNAIESCINEGVNKIITFNISSNMSGTYNLFRLTTNSIKEKYPEVQIENIDTLNISIGAGIIAYRAAQMIEEGKSFDEVVEWCNKNKNKSKVFFVIPSLKYLAKGGRIGKVSAKIGELLNIKPIISINDEGIYYTISKTRGFKKSFSKVYEEFLKFVDDQKHMAAVYISGTSKEFEKLQKNFFEKVSSLEHSVEVVVGKVSSTLLVHSGPDMFGIGAFIIE
- a CDS encoding DegV family protein, with product MEKIGIIVDSGCDVPQDIIKKYDNIEVVPLRTIINNKEYDEGTFSEEFLFEHLDEKITTSLPKPENVKLAIENMIEKGYNKIITLNISKNLSGTYNLFKMISEGIMKGNNEIEIANIDTLNISIGSALIVYKAVQYIEDGKNFNEIIKLIQEDIKNATVFYVVPTLKYLARGGRIGKVSAMLGQIMNIKPIISVNDEGIYYTVSKIRGFNRSVEALYNEILKYIGNNKFVAGVVISGNGEKVKKMQEILISKLKSFSNSIEVFKGKVSSTLSVHTGPDLIGIGVLRLNNGG